Proteins encoded in a region of the Drosophila sechellia strain sech25 chromosome 2L, ASM438219v1, whole genome shotgun sequence genome:
- the LOC6611549 gene encoding serine-rich adhesin for platelets isoform X1 — protein sequence MQDTCSEVNVPAASHPEPELIISCHRDQRDQCHRNNLQRESKVITRSQSSASTAPHAPVHQLKQQKSLPTPLTQQPSHNPHHNPQTPKSVSILVYKTLNTVFKSSRKIIVRVCEVASAKKSFTMFKFNKAAQQQRIDNRNSAVTGHDPFVRPPVPEKKVRNIMKKLHKANGLKRSNSAIEFDVSALTAANRRQIYSSNRSASSEQDNSDLSEHSEKSPLVSARLDNLARLFFSKSMPAETGSRDTIDSVLTTRPNIKYQYSALDSGNGIVERSPRERAQREKALNATQEWIQGANGRYEVIAHLDEIGSRHGKNWFLVTDASVRTDRLQTLLPLPPDCVAFEDLPPNECAREILMELLGSLHHPYIYPVLDLGFLRNSSYNYACLVTPFNSRGSLKDLIYKAQWNEPWARKYTRKPNGLPVSQVQRLGRQILEALLFLKERGFPLHGHLHSGNVILQNGAARLSGLENGLLGLSSRINAVMWSRSVTEIENVDIVCFGHLLYEMCTGQELTTPKPSMRVLEMELQHYPQIGQTRKQILEILGLIFEPPSGVCPSVEDLVLCDLFRSIDLRELRGPCFSTIKPSLSRSTLNLLQAVKKRQCASLGHSLSEANSPCTPPSTPHDRRTDINRTMDSFDISSDSEEGLLEEIVVGGSCHRQHLLRLQQWHSAHSYVHSYASESPIHYCDPAAVYSDDNSQEPGQDPQPPTIRCSTSSQSNLDVLLAEGAAEEVYEEQEEEGFEQEEEASGSSGTQRLQAPACTSSAAGASFNHQLTADMCNYKNSKSRRLEYSLKCLKYGRSNPSQDSAFGSLTDNDLSIGSSSIRLSSFQSISSPIDEGVEDVIIATTTGGNETCLELATIPRSMVSQDSAISSPCRESSPNNFLHIDDAMSGTGSTSSGSNCGSFGNIRPQQFPVSLSPKILVTATSNSSNSSLASSSNAGQGQAHGHGQGHPQQQFDPPKILVNDQNSIYTTSPSKRSGMIEVFSQKYRVSSFEDMSPKRTSDKQYLKHVNRLAFRSLEEERRIDNAFLPMADRTHSDNRVNMQSEKYKKLTHASFRISKGQGQDSPTATPTSQTSPGQPGNCIEMQRTGRQTLWRDSKFYRKNRIAKSNDSLMENNPSPRISPCSLRDNQYESRSSSQASRRSLSGSQQMLSVTTSFCGNGSASRNSARYCSSKSEDLGESSDYLRVMDARKSYSERHLVRLKQTAINNTHSEDDMSFNDDNNQTVSSQGQGLRQCGIQCNQKDHHQKHYQGGRWSSSCSIGGHLKTTNIKTTSLSAQSSQSNLVATSATASYRTPSKSLDQSIATIAIPSIRATTQNNTAQNSTTKGSSTTSSDSSSSTTSSVDESPSGHTLSGADLSRIFVMDMDDAPGSTCSEEKTPLLDSVEMSPMSPTDPEEPDLDKL from the exons GACACTTGCAGCGAGGTCAACGTCCCGGCAGCGTCGCATCCGGAGCCGGAGCTCATCATCAGCTGCCACCGGGATCAGCGGGATCAGTGCCATCGGAATAATCTCCAGAGGGAAAGCAAAGTCATCACCCGATCACAATCATCGGCGTCGACCGCGCCGCATGCTCCAGTGCATCAACTGAAGCAGCAGAAATCTCTGCCCACACCTCTAACCCAGCAGCCCAGCCACAATCCGCACCACAATCCCCAGACCCCCAAGTCCGTCTCCATTCTCGTCTACAAGACCTTGAACACGGTCTTCAAGAGCAGTCGCAAGATCATCGTTCGTGTGTGTGAGGTGGCCAGCGCCAAGAAGTCCTTCACCATGTTCAAGTTCAACAAGGCCGCTCAGCAGCAGCGGATTGACAATCGGAACAGTGCCGTCACAGGACACGATCCCTTCGTCCGACCACCAGTGCCCGAAAA GAAAGTGAGGAACATTATGAAGAAGCTGCACAAGGCGAACGGCCTGAAACGTTCCAACTCGGCGATCGAGTTCGATGTCTCGGCCCTGACAGCTGCCAATCGCCGACAGATCTATAGTAG CAATCGGTCGGCGAGCTCGGAGCAAGATAACTCAGATCTATCCGAGCACTCGGAGAAATCGCCGCTGGTTAGCGCGAGGTTAGACAATCTAGCTAGGCTCTTCTTTAGCAAGTCGATGCCAGCGGAAACCGGAAGTAGAGATACCATAGATTCAGTACTGACAACAAG ACCCAACATCAAGTATCAGTACTCCGCCTTGGACAGTGGCAATGGGATCGTGGAGCGAAGTCCCCGGGAGCGGGCTCAGAGGGAAAAGGCCCTGAATGCCACTCAGGAATGGATTCAGGGTGCCAATGGGCGCTACGAAGTGATTGCCCACCTGGATGAGATCGGTTCGAGGCATGGCAAGAACTGGTTTCTTGTCACAGATGCCTCG GTACGCACGGATCGTCTACAGACTCTGCTACCTCTGCCCCCCGATTGTGTGGCCTTCGAGGATCTCCCGCCCAACGAATGCGCCAGGGAAATACTCATGGAACTCCTGGGCTCGCTGCATCATCCGTACATATATCCCGTTCTGGATTTGGGCTTTTTGCGCAACAGCTCGTATAACTACGCCTGCCTGGTGACGCCATTTAACTCGCGGGGCAGTCTTAAAGATCTCATATATAAG GCGCAGTGGAATGAGCCGTGGGCCAGGAAGTACACGCGTAAGCCAAATGGCTTACCGGTGAGCCAGGTGCAGCGCCTGGGACGACAGATCCTGGAGGCACTGCTCTTCCTGAAGGAGCGCGGTTTTCCGCTTCACGGTCACCTGCACAGCGGCAATGTCATCCTGCAGAACGGGGCAGCCAG GTTATCGGGCCTGGAGAACGGCCTCCTGGGCCTCAGTTCGCGCATTAACGCCGTCATGTGGTCCCGCTCGGTCACCGAGATCGAGAACGTGGACATCGTCTGCTTTGGCCACCTGCTCTACGAGATGTGCACGGGCCAGGAGCTGACAACCCCCAAGCCGTCCATGCGGGTGCTCGAGATGGAGCTGCAGCACTATCCACAAATTGGCCAG aCAAGAAAACAA ATTCTGGAGATATTAGGTCTAATCTTTGAGCCGCCTAGCGGTGTCTGCCCCTCCGTTGAGGACTTAGTCCTATGCGATCTATTTCGCAGCATCGATTTGCGCGAGCTTCGCGGTCCCTGTTTCAGT ACAATTAAGCCGAGCCTCAGCAGGTCCACCCTGAACCTGCTGCAAGCGGTAAAGAAGCGCCAATGCGCCTCCCTGGGCCACTCCCTCAGTGAGGCCAACTCGCCCTGTACGCCCCCTTCGACGCCGCACGATCGACGAACAGA TATTAACCGAACAATGGACTCATTTGACATATCAAGCGATTCGGAGGAGGGTCTCCTGGAGGAGATTGTCGTCGGTGGGAGCTGCCATCGCCAGCACTTGCTTCGCCTGCAGCAGTGGCACTCCGCCCACTCATATGTCCACTCGTATGCCTCGGAGTCGCCGATTCACTATTGTGACCCTGCGGCCGTCTATTCGGATGATAATAGCCAGGAGCCGGGTCAGGATCCCCAGCCACCGACCATTCGATGTAGCACCAGTAGTCAGAGCAATCTGGATGTCCTTCTGGCTGAGGGAGCCGCGGAAGAGGTAtacgaggagcaggaggaggagggtttTGAGCAAGAAGAGGAGGCAAGTGGCTCCTCGGGAACGCAGAGGCTTCAGGCCCCAGCCTGCACTTCGTCGGCTGCTGGGGCCTCCTTCAACCATCAACTCACTGCCGATATGTGCAACTATAAGAACTCGAAGAGCAGGAGGTTGGAGTACTCCCTCAAGTGTCTCAAGTATGGCCGCAGTAATCCCTCCCAGGACTCAGCCTTTGGCTCTCTGACCGACAACGACCTGTCCATTGGATCGTCCAGTATTAGGTTGAGCAGCTTTCAGTCCATTTCATCGCCCATTGACGAGGGCGTCGAGGATGTCATCATAGCTACCACCACAGGTGGTAATGAGACCTGCCTGGAACTTGCCACCATTCCTAGGAGTATGGTCTCCCAGGACTCGGCGATTTCATCACCCTGTCGCGAGAGTTCCCCCAACAACTTCCTGCACATTGACGATGCCATGTCGGGAACGGGCTCAACTTCCTCTGGCTCTAATTGTGGCTCCTTCGGAAATATACGTCCCCAACAATTTCCTGTTTCGCTTTCACCAAAGATTTTGGTAACGGCCACCAGCAATTCGAGCAACTCGTCCTTGGCATCCAGCAGCAATGCGGGTCAAGGTCAGGCCCATGGTCATGGACAGGGGCATCCCCAGCAGCAGTTTGATCCGCCCAAGATTCTAGTCAACGATCAGAACTCCATCTACACCACATCGCCCTCGAAGCGATCGGGGATGATAGAGGTGTTCTCACAAAAATATCGG GTGAGCTCCTTCGAGGACATGTCCCCGAAGCGAACCTCAGACAAGCAGTACCTGAAGCATGTGAATCGGCTGGCCTTTCGCTCCTTGGAGGAGGAGCGTCGGATCGACAATGCCTTTCTGCCGATGGCAGATCGCACCCACTCGGACAATCGCGTGAATATGCAGAGCGAGAAGTACAAGAAACTTACGCACGCCTCGTTCCGCATCAGCAAAGGTCAAGGTCAGGACTCGcccacggccacgcccaccagccAAACGTCCCCCGGTCAGCCTGGCAATTGCATTGAGATGCAACGAACCGGAAGGCAGACCCTCTGGCGGGACAGCAAGTTCTATCGGAAGAACAGAATCGCCAAAAGCAACGACTCCCTAATGGAAAACAATCCCTCGCCCAGGATATCGCCGTGCTCCTTGCGGGATAATCAGTATGAGAGCAGGAGCAGCTCCCAGGCCAGCAGGAGATCGCTCAGTGGTAGTCAGCAAATGCTGAGTGTCACCACCAGTTTCTGCGGCAACGGGAGTGCCTCCAGAAATTCGGCCAGATACTGCAGCTCGAAGAGCGAGGACTTGGGCGAGTCCTCCGACTATCTGAGAGTTATGGATGCACGGAAATCGTACTCCGAGCGGCACCTGGTGCGACTCAAGCAGACGGCCATAAACAACACGCACAGCGAGGACGATATGAGCTTCAACGATGACAATAATCAAACGGTATCATCGCAGGGTCAGGGGTTACGGCAATGCGGCATCCAGTGCAATCAGAAGGATCACCACCAGAAGCACTATCAGGGTGGCAggtggagcagcagctgctccatTGGCGGCCACCTTAAGACGACCAATATTAAGACCACCTCGCTGTCAGCTCAGTCCAGCCAATCGAATTTAGTGGCCACCTCGGCAACTGCCAGCTATCGCACACCATCCAAGTCCCTCGACCAGAGCATCGCCACCATCGCCATCCCGAGCATCCGTGCCACCACCCAAAACAACACCGCCCAGAATAGCACCACCAAgggcagcagcaccaccagcagtgacagcagtagcagcaccaccagctcGGTGGACGAGTCCCCGTCGGGACACACCCTCAGCGGAGCTGACCTCTCCAGGATTTTCGTGATGGACATGGACGATGCACCGGGCAGCACATGCAGCGAAGAGAAGACTCCGCTTTTGGACAGTGTGGAAATGTCCCCGATGAGTCCAACCGATCCAGAGGAACCCGACCTGGACAAGCTCTAA
- the LOC6611549 gene encoding serine-rich adhesin for platelets isoform X7: MQLNPSRQTETHYWITLFWCALGGLILGGIVVISYWIRRCRPNIKYQYSALDSGNGIVERSPRERAQREKALNATQEWIQGANGRYEVIAHLDEIGSRHGKNWFLVTDASVRTDRLQTLLPLPPDCVAFEDLPPNECAREILMELLGSLHHPYIYPVLDLGFLRNSSYNYACLVTPFNSRGSLKDLIYKAQWNEPWARKYTRKPNGLPVSQVQRLGRQILEALLFLKERGFPLHGHLHSGNVILQNGAARLSGLENGLLGLSSRINAVMWSRSVTEIENVDIVCFGHLLYEMCTGQELTTPKPSMRVLEMELQHYPQIGQTRKQILEILGLIFEPPSGVCPSVEDLVLCDLFRSIDLRELRGPCFSTIKPSLSRSTLNLLQAVKKRQCASLGHSLSEANSPCTPPSTPHDRRTDINRTMDSFDISSDSEEGLLEEIVVGGSCHRQHLLRLQQWHSAHSYVHSYASESPIHYCDPAAVYSDDNSQEPGQDPQPPTIRCSTSSQSNLDVLLAEGAAEEVYEEQEEEGFEQEEEASGSSGTQRLQAPACTSSAAGASFNHQLTADMCNYKNSKSRRLEYSLKCLKYGRSNPSQDSAFGSLTDNDLSIGSSSIRLSSFQSISSPIDEGVEDVIIATTTGGNETCLELATIPRSMVSQDSAISSPCRESSPNNFLHIDDAMSGTGSTSSGSNCGSFGNIRPQQFPVSLSPKILVTATSNSSNSSLASSSNAGQGQAHGHGQGHPQQQFDPPKILVNDQNSIYTTSPSKRSGMIEVFSQKYRVSSFEDMSPKRTSDKQYLKHVNRLAFRSLEEERRIDNAFLPMADRTHSDNRVNMQSEKYKKLTHASFRISKGQGQDSPTATPTSQTSPGQPGNCIEMQRTGRQTLWRDSKFYRKNRIAKSNDSLMENNPSPRISPCSLRDNQYESRSSSQASRRSLSGSQQMLSVTTSFCGNGSASRNSARYCSSKSEDLGESSDYLRVMDARKSYSERHLVRLKQTAINNTHSEDDMSFNDDNNQTVSSQGQGLRQCGIQCNQKDHHQKHYQGGRWSSSCSIGGHLKTTNIKTTSLSAQSSQSNLVATSATASYRTPSKSLDQSIATIAIPSIRATTQNNTAQNSTTKGSSTTSSDSSSSTTSSVDESPSGHTLSGADLSRIFVMDMDDAPGSTCSEEKTPLLDSVEMSPMSPTDPEEPDLDKL, translated from the exons ACCCAACATCAAGTATCAGTACTCCGCCTTGGACAGTGGCAATGGGATCGTGGAGCGAAGTCCCCGGGAGCGGGCTCAGAGGGAAAAGGCCCTGAATGCCACTCAGGAATGGATTCAGGGTGCCAATGGGCGCTACGAAGTGATTGCCCACCTGGATGAGATCGGTTCGAGGCATGGCAAGAACTGGTTTCTTGTCACAGATGCCTCG GTACGCACGGATCGTCTACAGACTCTGCTACCTCTGCCCCCCGATTGTGTGGCCTTCGAGGATCTCCCGCCCAACGAATGCGCCAGGGAAATACTCATGGAACTCCTGGGCTCGCTGCATCATCCGTACATATATCCCGTTCTGGATTTGGGCTTTTTGCGCAACAGCTCGTATAACTACGCCTGCCTGGTGACGCCATTTAACTCGCGGGGCAGTCTTAAAGATCTCATATATAAG GCGCAGTGGAATGAGCCGTGGGCCAGGAAGTACACGCGTAAGCCAAATGGCTTACCGGTGAGCCAGGTGCAGCGCCTGGGACGACAGATCCTGGAGGCACTGCTCTTCCTGAAGGAGCGCGGTTTTCCGCTTCACGGTCACCTGCACAGCGGCAATGTCATCCTGCAGAACGGGGCAGCCAG GTTATCGGGCCTGGAGAACGGCCTCCTGGGCCTCAGTTCGCGCATTAACGCCGTCATGTGGTCCCGCTCGGTCACCGAGATCGAGAACGTGGACATCGTCTGCTTTGGCCACCTGCTCTACGAGATGTGCACGGGCCAGGAGCTGACAACCCCCAAGCCGTCCATGCGGGTGCTCGAGATGGAGCTGCAGCACTATCCACAAATTGGCCAG aCAAGAAAACAA ATTCTGGAGATATTAGGTCTAATCTTTGAGCCGCCTAGCGGTGTCTGCCCCTCCGTTGAGGACTTAGTCCTATGCGATCTATTTCGCAGCATCGATTTGCGCGAGCTTCGCGGTCCCTGTTTCAGT ACAATTAAGCCGAGCCTCAGCAGGTCCACCCTGAACCTGCTGCAAGCGGTAAAGAAGCGCCAATGCGCCTCCCTGGGCCACTCCCTCAGTGAGGCCAACTCGCCCTGTACGCCCCCTTCGACGCCGCACGATCGACGAACAGA TATTAACCGAACAATGGACTCATTTGACATATCAAGCGATTCGGAGGAGGGTCTCCTGGAGGAGATTGTCGTCGGTGGGAGCTGCCATCGCCAGCACTTGCTTCGCCTGCAGCAGTGGCACTCCGCCCACTCATATGTCCACTCGTATGCCTCGGAGTCGCCGATTCACTATTGTGACCCTGCGGCCGTCTATTCGGATGATAATAGCCAGGAGCCGGGTCAGGATCCCCAGCCACCGACCATTCGATGTAGCACCAGTAGTCAGAGCAATCTGGATGTCCTTCTGGCTGAGGGAGCCGCGGAAGAGGTAtacgaggagcaggaggaggagggtttTGAGCAAGAAGAGGAGGCAAGTGGCTCCTCGGGAACGCAGAGGCTTCAGGCCCCAGCCTGCACTTCGTCGGCTGCTGGGGCCTCCTTCAACCATCAACTCACTGCCGATATGTGCAACTATAAGAACTCGAAGAGCAGGAGGTTGGAGTACTCCCTCAAGTGTCTCAAGTATGGCCGCAGTAATCCCTCCCAGGACTCAGCCTTTGGCTCTCTGACCGACAACGACCTGTCCATTGGATCGTCCAGTATTAGGTTGAGCAGCTTTCAGTCCATTTCATCGCCCATTGACGAGGGCGTCGAGGATGTCATCATAGCTACCACCACAGGTGGTAATGAGACCTGCCTGGAACTTGCCACCATTCCTAGGAGTATGGTCTCCCAGGACTCGGCGATTTCATCACCCTGTCGCGAGAGTTCCCCCAACAACTTCCTGCACATTGACGATGCCATGTCGGGAACGGGCTCAACTTCCTCTGGCTCTAATTGTGGCTCCTTCGGAAATATACGTCCCCAACAATTTCCTGTTTCGCTTTCACCAAAGATTTTGGTAACGGCCACCAGCAATTCGAGCAACTCGTCCTTGGCATCCAGCAGCAATGCGGGTCAAGGTCAGGCCCATGGTCATGGACAGGGGCATCCCCAGCAGCAGTTTGATCCGCCCAAGATTCTAGTCAACGATCAGAACTCCATCTACACCACATCGCCCTCGAAGCGATCGGGGATGATAGAGGTGTTCTCACAAAAATATCGG GTGAGCTCCTTCGAGGACATGTCCCCGAAGCGAACCTCAGACAAGCAGTACCTGAAGCATGTGAATCGGCTGGCCTTTCGCTCCTTGGAGGAGGAGCGTCGGATCGACAATGCCTTTCTGCCGATGGCAGATCGCACCCACTCGGACAATCGCGTGAATATGCAGAGCGAGAAGTACAAGAAACTTACGCACGCCTCGTTCCGCATCAGCAAAGGTCAAGGTCAGGACTCGcccacggccacgcccaccagccAAACGTCCCCCGGTCAGCCTGGCAATTGCATTGAGATGCAACGAACCGGAAGGCAGACCCTCTGGCGGGACAGCAAGTTCTATCGGAAGAACAGAATCGCCAAAAGCAACGACTCCCTAATGGAAAACAATCCCTCGCCCAGGATATCGCCGTGCTCCTTGCGGGATAATCAGTATGAGAGCAGGAGCAGCTCCCAGGCCAGCAGGAGATCGCTCAGTGGTAGTCAGCAAATGCTGAGTGTCACCACCAGTTTCTGCGGCAACGGGAGTGCCTCCAGAAATTCGGCCAGATACTGCAGCTCGAAGAGCGAGGACTTGGGCGAGTCCTCCGACTATCTGAGAGTTATGGATGCACGGAAATCGTACTCCGAGCGGCACCTGGTGCGACTCAAGCAGACGGCCATAAACAACACGCACAGCGAGGACGATATGAGCTTCAACGATGACAATAATCAAACGGTATCATCGCAGGGTCAGGGGTTACGGCAATGCGGCATCCAGTGCAATCAGAAGGATCACCACCAGAAGCACTATCAGGGTGGCAggtggagcagcagctgctccatTGGCGGCCACCTTAAGACGACCAATATTAAGACCACCTCGCTGTCAGCTCAGTCCAGCCAATCGAATTTAGTGGCCACCTCGGCAACTGCCAGCTATCGCACACCATCCAAGTCCCTCGACCAGAGCATCGCCACCATCGCCATCCCGAGCATCCGTGCCACCACCCAAAACAACACCGCCCAGAATAGCACCACCAAgggcagcagcaccaccagcagtgacagcagtagcagcaccaccagctcGGTGGACGAGTCCCCGTCGGGACACACCCTCAGCGGAGCTGACCTCTCCAGGATTTTCGTGATGGACATGGACGATGCACCGGGCAGCACATGCAGCGAAGAGAAGACTCCGCTTTTGGACAGTGTGGAAATGTCCCCGATGAGTCCAACCGATCCAGAGGAACCCGACCTGGACAAGCTCTAA